The following coding sequences lie in one Mucilaginibacter sp. KACC 22773 genomic window:
- the amaB gene encoding L-piperidine-6-carboxylate dehydrogenase: MGLDITDILKRLHINDVNDAFSTGSNWGSSAGAAIKNITSPVDGQKIASVKFATEADYNQVVEQAAAAFKTWRTMPAPKRGEIVRQIGEALRANKQDLGTLVSYEMGKSLQEGLGEVQEMIDIADFAVGLSRQLYGLTMHSERPEHRMYEQYHPLGIVGIISAFNFPVAVWSWNSLLAMVCGDVSIWKPSEKTPLTAIACQHIAQEVLKRNNIADGVLNLINGDRNIGELMANDTRIPLVSATGSTRMGKAVGAAVGARLGKSLLELGGNNSIIITENADLDMSLIGAVFGAVGTAGQRCTSTRRLIIHESVYDAFKQKLVSAYGQIRIGNPLDEHNHMGPLIDTDAVALYLDSIEKCKAEGGNFVVEGGRLEGDAYASGCYVKPCIAEVENHYKIVQHETFAPILYLIKYSTIEEAVELQNGVPQGLSSAIMTNNLREAEQFLSYAGSDCGIANVNIGTSGAEIGGAFGGEKETGGGRESGSDAWKVYMRRQTNTINYSKTLPLAQGIKFDL; encoded by the coding sequence ATGGGCCTTGATATAACAGACATTCTAAAACGTTTACATATAAACGATGTAAATGATGCTTTTAGTACAGGCAGTAACTGGGGCAGCAGCGCCGGTGCAGCAATAAAAAATATTACATCGCCGGTTGACGGCCAAAAAATAGCTTCGGTTAAATTTGCTACCGAAGCCGATTATAACCAGGTAGTTGAGCAAGCTGCCGCTGCGTTTAAAACATGGCGTACAATGCCGGCGCCCAAACGCGGCGAGATTGTGCGCCAGATAGGCGAGGCCCTGCGCGCCAATAAACAGGACCTGGGTACCCTGGTATCTTACGAGATGGGTAAAAGCCTACAGGAGGGCCTGGGCGAAGTGCAGGAAATGATTGATATTGCCGATTTTGCCGTAGGCCTGAGCCGCCAGCTGTACGGCTTAACCATGCACAGCGAAAGGCCTGAACACCGCATGTATGAGCAGTACCACCCGCTGGGAATTGTAGGCATTATATCGGCCTTTAACTTCCCGGTAGCCGTTTGGAGCTGGAACTCACTGCTGGCAATGGTTTGCGGCGATGTAAGTATATGGAAGCCATCTGAAAAAACACCTTTAACCGCTATTGCCTGCCAGCACATAGCGCAGGAGGTTTTAAAAAGGAACAACATAGCCGATGGCGTTTTGAATTTAATTAACGGCGACCGCAACATTGGCGAACTGATGGCCAATGATACCCGGATACCGCTGGTATCGGCCACCGGATCAACCCGCATGGGTAAAGCTGTTGGCGCGGCAGTTGGCGCGCGGCTGGGCAAAAGCCTGCTGGAACTTGGTGGTAATAACTCCATCATCATTACCGAAAATGCCGACCTGGATATGTCATTAATTGGTGCAGTATTTGGCGCGGTTGGCACCGCCGGGCAGCGTTGTACCAGTACCCGAAGGCTCATCATCCACGAAAGTGTTTACGATGCCTTTAAACAAAAACTGGTAAGCGCTTATGGCCAGATACGTATTGGCAACCCGCTGGATGAGCATAACCATATGGGGCCGCTTATTGATACCGATGCGGTAGCGCTTTACCTTGATTCGATTGAGAAATGTAAAGCCGAAGGCGGAAACTTTGTGGTAGAAGGCGGCAGGCTGGAGGGCGATGCCTATGCTTCGGGCTGTTACGTAAAGCCTTGTATTGCCGAGGTAGAAAACCACTATAAAATTGTACAGCACGAAACCTTTGCCCCAATATTATACCTGATTAAATATTCAACCATCGAGGAGGCTGTTGAATTGCAAAATGGGGTGCCGCAAGGCTTATCATCGGCCATTATGACCAATAATTTACGCGAGGCAGAACAATTTTTATCCTATGCTGGTTCTGATTGTGGAATTGCCAACGTAAACATTGGTACATCGGGTGCCGAAATTGGCGGCGCCTTTGGCGGCGAAAAAGAAACCGGCGGCGGCCGCGAATCGGGATCTGATGCATGGAAAGTTTACATGAGGAGGCAAACCAATACTATTAATTATTCAAAAACGTTGCCTTTAGCCCAGGGGATCAAATTCGACCTCTAA